The genomic stretch AATACCAGCGGTGGTAGTACGGGTAGGACGTCGCGTCCGGGCGGTCGGCCGGGTTCGGGTACGGGTCCCAGGCCGCGTGCGTGGCGAACGGGGTGCCGGCCGGGTCGGCGCCCAGCCCGGCCAGCCGCCCCGACTCGAAGACCGGCATCAGGAAGGCGTGGTAGGCCGTGTTGGTCTCGAGTAGCCGCGGCGACACGATCCGGGAGTACGCCAGATCCGGGTTGGTGGCCAGGATGGTGGCCAGCCCGTCCAGGACAGGTCCGGAGTTCTCCCCGGCGACGATCGCCTCGCCCGGCACGAGCGGCTGGTTGACGTGGACGTGCGCCCACGCCCACAGGTCGTCCGACGGCGGGAACACCACCGGATCGGCGATGTCCACGAAGGGCAGCGGCCGGCCGGCGATCCCGACGGCGCCGTCGCGGAACTCATCCTCGGCCAGCACCACGAGCGCCAGCCAGGGGCGCAGGCGGCTCTTGTTGTCGGCCTGCGGGGCGGCTGGCGTGTACCGCCACGGGAAGTCCTCGTCGTAGAAATCGATGTAGGGCAGGTAGTTCGGCTCGAAATTGGTGATCCAGTCGCGCGGCTCGACCTTGACGATCGCCCGGGACTCGACGCCGATCACGTCGCCGGGGCCGTACAGCTCGACGTCGCGCTGGATGTCCTGCTGCACGGTCGTGCCCGCCACCACCGGCGTGCCGGTGACCCGCAACTGCACGTCGACGGTGGCCCGGGTGCGGACCGCCGGGTCCAGGTCGGCGGCCTCGACGCTGTTGGCGATGCCCTGCCGGAACCACGGCAGGAACGTGTAGGCGCCGATCTCGGTCATGCCGCCCCCGCCACCTCGGCCATGGGTATGACGTGCGTATTCCCGCGCAGGCCGGGGTCGGCGGCCAGCTGAGCGGCGAGGTGCTCCTCGGCCCGCGCCGCACTCGGGAAGACCGCATCCTCATGGATCGGCGTGTTGTCCACGGTGGAGGCGACGACGAACCCTCCCTTGCCGACGACGATCTTCTCGGCGTACGGATCGAACTGGGTCTTGATGTTCTGTGACAGCGGCGAACGGGCCACGCTCGCGCCGCCGAGGAAGTGGCGGAACAGCACCTGGAGGAACGCGTAGAGCACGATGACGACGCGCGGCCGGTTGCGGTCGAGGATCACCGTCTCGTAGCGGACGTGGCGCTCGACTGCCCGGCCGGTGGCCATGCTCTGATCGGCCGGGGCGAGCTGGAGGCCGGAGCGCTGGTTCTCGAACGCCGGTTTGGACAGCTTCTGCGCGTCGGTGAAGTCCTGGAACTGGGCGATCGCGAAGGGTTCCTCGGCGTCGCCGACGCGGGCGAGGCCGCCCAGTGCCGTCACCTCGAACTTGGTGCCGTCGCTCGGCTTCTGGGTGCCCACCTTGTCCAACGTGATGGACAGCGGCACGTAGCGCTGCGACACGTGCAGCGAGCCGAGCGGGTGCAGCACGAGGGCGTCGCTGTCCGGCAGCGGGCGCAGCGTCACCAGGACGGTGCTGGCGCCGGGCGCGATCGCCTTCCAGTTCCCCGGGTTGGCCAGCTCGGCCGCGAGCGGTGGCAGGACCGCGATCGGCGGGAGCCCGCTGTCCTGCTGTTCGCCCCAGGTGAAGTCGAAGTTCGCCTTGATCGAGAAGAACAGCAGGCTGAGCTTGCCGTACCCCTTGGCATGCCAGGGCGTCGGCCCTTCCAGGCTCAGCTTGAGGGAGATGCCGAACAGCCCGAGGCCGAAGACCTTGAGCTCGACACCCGCTGAGATCTCGAGGACGAAGTAGAAGGGGTTGAACTGGAACAGCGCGTCGAAGCCGAAGTGACCGGACACGCTGACCTCGTCGAGCCCGAAGAAGAGTTCGACGCTTGCCCCGAGCTGCACGGTGTTCGAGGTCACCGCGAAGTAGCCGCTGACCCGGATGCGGCCCCAGGATTCGTCGAGGATGCTGAACGCCAGCCGGCGCGGGCTCGGGAACGGCAGCGGCGGCGGGCTGAACTGCGGATGGAAGCCACCGACGGACAGCACGAAGTTGGCGTCCGAGCCCCAGGCGACCAGCAGGCCCATCTCGCCTTCCAGGGTGATGAACACGACCCGCGACTCGTACAGGGCGGCGAAGAACCAGAGGCGTTGCTTGTCGAACTCGATGGCGCCGATCAGGTTGACCTGCAACCGCAGGACCGAGGCCTCCTCGGTCGGCAGCACCACCCGCAGGACGCCCACGATCGCGACGTTGCCCGGGATCTCGATGATGATGCCGATGCTCGCGGTGATCAGCGGCGGGGTGCCCCAGCCCAGCTTGACCATCGGGCCGATCAGGAAGGTGCCCTCGTGCGCGGGGAAGAACCGGCGCAGGTCGCTGATGATCCGGGGCGCGTTCTCGACGACGTTCTCGGGGAACATCACGGAGGTGATCGCGCCGCTGCGCACGCCCTCGGCCAGGGCGTCCAGGTTCATCGACCGGTTGAGGCCGAGCAGCCCGCCGACCCCGACCAGGACGAACCCGAAGCCCAGCTGGAACGGCGTGCCGAACTGCGCCGTGATGATCATCAGCAGCGAGAAGCCCGGG from Paractinoplanes brasiliensis encodes the following:
- a CDS encoding DUF6603 domain-containing protein, whose translation is MADETAQIIRLAAWLGRALGSADALFADLDTEQLGLTLPPAVLGDPAVASRAEQCAAKSVVLRDRSDALAASATAGDETAMPAAFVRLGAALGEFAVALADLVTSVRAAITPATVPDPAERAGAEDFAAGLAKVMADYAIGAAITDETPTLGLILRLLGLLDWSESHADPANPLSQRHVRRRLQLDRFQGLVNEPEAHLRDTLGWGAADFDPLDLFTLITDLFPDESDVSAGLDGGEPFLQLGAFRLQRDPATVPPGLTLLFLGRLGAALDERFDVFDGWDIVFQASMRLLGQIRGAISPPLNVRLIPPAEIGGEVRLFLERRLDARPFDLVAGNGLVTMSVDNLGLGVGLEAAWNPADGAATINPLLFANLTKLSLKLGSDDADSFIGSLLSGADVQGEFDLGLEWSGDLGMRVTASGGIEIALPIHKNLGPVTLETVYLALRILADGTLAWETSAALTGTIGPLSAAVDRIGAQLDLRFATGADAAFGPFDLALGFKPPNGIGLAVDAGVVKGGGYLYIDAERGEYAGALELVFSGFLTLTAVGIITTKNPDGTPGFSLLMIITAQFGTPFQLGFGFVLVGVGGLLGLNRSMNLDALAEGVRSGAITSVMFPENVVENAPRIISDLRRFFPAHEGTFLIGPMVKLGWGTPPLITASIGIIIEIPGNVAIVGVLRVVLPTEEASVLRLQVNLIGAIEFDKQRLWFFAALYESRVVFITLEGEMGLLVAWGSDANFVLSVGGFHPQFSPPPLPFPSPRRLAFSILDESWGRIRVSGYFAVTSNTVQLGASVELFFGLDEVSVSGHFGFDALFQFNPFYFVLEISAGVELKVFGLGLFGISLKLSLEGPTPWHAKGYGKLSLLFFSIKANFDFTWGEQQDSGLPPIAVLPPLAAELANPGNWKAIAPGASTVLVTLRPLPDSDALVLHPLGSLHVSQRYVPLSITLDKVGTQKPSDGTKFEVTALGGLARVGDAEEPFAIAQFQDFTDAQKLSKPAFENQRSGLQLAPADQSMATGRAVERHVRYETVILDRNRPRVVIVLYAFLQVLFRHFLGGASVARSPLSQNIKTQFDPYAEKIVVGKGGFVVASTVDNTPIHEDAVFPSAARAEEHLAAQLAADPGLRGNTHVIPMAEVAGAA